A section of the Blastocatellia bacterium genome encodes:
- a CDS encoding CoA-binding protein, with translation MTATTYKPSYYVPKYMLDQGYKIIPINSKLTEIEGIKCFANLLEVPKPVDIVQIFRRSEDVFPHAEEALVIQPKALWLQSGIINNKAAELLAKNNIQIIMDRCMYVDHRDFFA, from the coding sequence ATGACAGCAACAACTTATAAACCATCTTATTATGTTCCTAAATATATGCTTGACCAAGGTTACAAAATAATACCTATTAATTCAAAGTTAACGGAAATTGAAGGGATTAAATGTTTTGCTAATTTATTAGAAGTTCCAAAACCTGTTGATATAGTACAAATATTTCGTCGTTCTGAAGATGTTTTCCCACATGCTGAAGAGGCTCTGGTAATTCAGCCTAAAGCTCTTTGGCTGCAAAGCGGTATTATTAATAACAAAGCAGCAGAATTATTAGCTAAAAATAATATACAAATAATAATGGATCGCTGTATGTATGTAGATCATCGAGATTTTTTTGCTTAA
- a CDS encoding anti-sigma factor gives MIECSLNKELKDSLACYLLGELAPSDIAAIEKHLALGCSSCEEDVAQLRESLTSLVCSIPLSNPSESVKEKLLNRVCSETRPQKPFKLIIPTKPWYQTTFNLLGRIAASLVILLLLAETVYLIEFNKRARLQASLQEAQINTLKEQINQKQKVISSIGSSRRLIILDSKLINKASGQAFWDTNQNTWLFYISNLPPAPKGKVYQLWFITGDQNVVSGGIFQTDASGNAQLPLATPRKCQNIQEAAISLEPEGGSVTPRGAIYLSGPI, from the coding sequence ATGATTGAATGTAGCTTAAATAAAGAACTTAAAGATTCTCTAGCTTGTTATTTGTTGGGTGAGTTAGCCCCTAGTGATATAGCAGCTATAGAAAAACATTTAGCCCTAGGTTGTAGTAGTTGTGAAGAAGACGTTGCACAACTAAGAGAGTCTTTAACCTCATTAGTTTGTAGTATCCCTCTTTCTAACCCTAGTGAAAGTGTTAAGGAAAAATTACTAAATCGTGTTTGTAGTGAAACCAGGCCACAAAAGCCATTTAAGTTGATTATTCCTACTAAACCTTGGTATCAAACTACTTTTAACTTATTAGGTCGTATAGCTGCTTCTTTAGTAATTCTTTTACTTTTAGCAGAAACTGTTTATCTAATTGAATTCAATAAACGCGCTCGTCTACAAGCTAGTTTGCAAGAAGCACAAATTAACACACTAAAAGAACAAATTAACCAAAAACAAAAAGTTATTTCCAGTATTGGTAGTAGCCGACGATTAATTATTTTAGATAGCAAACTAATTAATAAAGCTTCTGGTCAAGCTTTTTGGGATACTAACCAAAACACTTGGTTATTTTATATTAGTAACTTACCCCCTGCTCCAAAAGGTAAAGTCTATCAACTATGGTTTATTACAGGGGATCAAAATGTTGTTAGTGGTGGAATATTCCAAACTGATGCTAGTGGTAATGCTCAATTGCCTTTGGCTACACCTCGTAAATGCCAAAATATTCAGGAGGCTGCTATTTCCTTAGAACCTGAAGGTGGTAGTGTAACACCTAGAGGTGCTATATATTTATCAGGCCCAATTTAA